A single genomic interval of Pseudodesulfovibrio sp. S3 harbors:
- the tatC gene encoding twin-arginine translocase subunit TatC, whose amino-acid sequence MSSEKDDVKAPEEELVEETPVDPTDDPGADPELYDQGVPVVPEAVEEHEEPLTGGGGGDNSTPGGDGTASGDPESSEETDEEESQEKEEEGHMSLLDHLGELRIRLTRSFIAIAIGMVACYSFAEQMFNILMEPMLKVFQQQAAKNPMLTPGFYEDLGRALGAVLAEKGFQHTEQLPLFMEGLQKSLMQLAQEGHFQYTYPAEAFFSHILISIVAGLFLVSPYVFAQIWGFIAPGLYEHERKWMIPMAVISALFFTTGALFGYFVVFPFGFEFFAGFATEGIQFTPKLNEYLSFCLKLLFAFGFVFELPLFIFFLARLGMVSSAGLRKKRKYAILIGFVVAAILTPPDPFTQCLMAGPLIILYELGIWVAYFFGKKEKRHLKKQAEEEARVQAEMDAVAAEAGKAEAGAGQK is encoded by the coding sequence ATGAGCTCCGAAAAAGATGACGTGAAGGCTCCTGAAGAAGAGCTTGTGGAAGAGACCCCTGTCGATCCTACTGACGACCCCGGTGCCGACCCCGAACTCTACGATCAGGGTGTGCCTGTGGTGCCCGAAGCCGTGGAGGAACACGAAGAGCCCTTGACCGGCGGCGGGGGTGGCGACAACAGCACTCCGGGCGGCGACGGGACTGCTTCTGGAGACCCGGAATCGTCCGAAGAGACGGACGAGGAGGAGAGTCAGGAGAAGGAAGAGGAGGGGCATATGTCCCTGCTCGATCATCTCGGAGAACTGCGCATTCGCCTGACGCGTTCTTTCATCGCCATCGCCATCGGCATGGTGGCCTGTTATTCCTTTGCCGAGCAGATGTTCAACATCCTCATGGAGCCGATGCTCAAGGTGTTCCAGCAGCAGGCTGCGAAAAATCCCATGTTGACTCCGGGTTTTTACGAGGATTTGGGCCGTGCCTTGGGTGCCGTGCTTGCAGAAAAAGGCTTCCAGCATACCGAACAGTTGCCGCTCTTCATGGAGGGGCTGCAGAAATCGCTTATGCAATTGGCCCAGGAAGGGCATTTCCAGTACACCTATCCTGCGGAAGCGTTCTTTTCGCATATCCTCATTTCCATAGTGGCCGGTCTGTTCCTGGTCAGCCCTTATGTCTTTGCCCAGATATGGGGTTTCATCGCGCCAGGTCTTTACGAGCATGAGCGCAAGTGGATGATCCCCATGGCCGTCATCTCGGCGCTGTTCTTCACCACCGGCGCCCTGTTCGGTTATTTCGTCGTCTTTCCCTTCGGTTTTGAATTCTTTGCCGGATTTGCCACTGAAGGTATCCAGTTTACACCCAAGCTGAACGAATATTTGAGCTTCTGCCTGAAACTCCTGTTCGCTTTCGGTTTTGTTTTCGAATTGCCGCTTTTCATATTCTTCCTGGCCCGTCTGGGCATGGTCTCTTCGGCCGGCCTGAGAAAGAAGCGCAAGTACGCCATTCTCATTGGATTTGTCGTGGCCGCCATATTGACGCCGCCGGACCCGTTCACTCAGTGCCTCATGGCCGGACCGCTGATCATACTGTATGAGCTCGGTATCTGGGTGGCCTATTTCTTCGGCAAGAAGGAGAAGCGTCATCTCAAGAAGCAGGCCGAGGAGGAAGCAAGAGTTCAGGCGGAAATGGATGCAGTAGCAGCCGAAGCCGGAAAAGCCGAAGCAGGGGCTGGTCAGAAATAG
- the hisB gene encoding imidazoleglycerol-phosphate dehydratase HisB, translating into MRQASVARTTKETDIKLTLNLDGEGVVNVNTGIGFADHMLTLCGFWAGFDLTLSCKGDLEIDSHHSLEDIGLCLGQALAEALGDKQGINRVASAKVPMDEALAEVVLDLSGRPYIVYDDALLPDIIANDEKDVWREFLKSFAYKAGMNLHVKFEYGQNGHHLLEAAFKALGLALAHATTIGRKGVSSTKGSLD; encoded by the coding sequence ATGCGCCAGGCGTCGGTCGCAAGGACCACCAAAGAAACAGATATCAAATTGACGCTGAACCTGGACGGCGAGGGTGTGGTGAACGTGAATACCGGCATCGGGTTCGCGGACCATATGCTCACCCTGTGCGGGTTCTGGGCCGGGTTCGATCTGACCCTTTCCTGCAAGGGCGATCTCGAGATCGACTCCCACCACAGCCTTGAGGACATCGGGCTGTGCCTTGGTCAGGCCCTTGCCGAAGCGCTCGGCGACAAGCAGGGCATCAATCGGGTGGCATCGGCAAAAGTTCCCATGGACGAAGCCCTGGCCGAAGTGGTGCTTGATCTTTCCGGCCGTCCCTACATCGTCTATGATGACGCGCTGCTGCCTGATATCATCGCCAATGACGAGAAGGATGTCTGGCGCGAATTTTTGAAATCCTTCGCCTACAAGGCAGGCATGAACCTGCACGTCAAATTTGAATATGGCCAAAACGGTCATCATCTGCTGGAAGCCGCTTTCAAGGCCTTGGGTTTGGCCCTGGCCCACGCGACAACCATCGGACGCAAGGGTGTTTCCAGCACCAAAGGGAGTCTCGACTGA